The following proteins are co-located in the Vigna unguiculata cultivar IT97K-499-35 chromosome 9, ASM411807v1, whole genome shotgun sequence genome:
- the LOC114162751 gene encoding uncharacterized protein LOC114162751, translated as MSGCDKEDYFTAQDAETTSGGKYGTLVPKKKPLISKDNERAFFDSADWALCKQGAGVNQQSTAAVETLRPKLQRTPHQQLPPRRPACTSG; from the exons ATGTCAGGATGTGACAAGGAAGACTATTTCACCGCCCAAGATGCTGAG ACAACATCTGGGGGGAAGTATGGTACACTTGTCCCAAAGAAGAAGCCTTTGATATCGAAA GATAATGAAAGAGCCTTCTTTGATTCAGCAGACTGGGCATTGTGCAAG CAAGGTGCTGGAGTGAATCAGCAATCTACAGCAGCAGTGGAGACACTGCGACCAAAACTACAA AGAACTCCACACCAGCAACTCCCTCCAAGACGACCTGCATGCACATCTGGTTGA
- the LOC114162853 gene encoding protein unc-80 homolog has translation MAFGISFKRWILAFVLLYVCVFGKNFGYADEDGSEGEDGGDGEIGGGFDGNGGGIGGIGGAGGADGGFGGGAGGGLGGGFGGGGGLGAGGGVGGGLGGGGDPTQIFSRALQCFNDRYIYSRCEESCRLNEKGTLNVPKEKTDMFCQGPCLSETNLVLNCLNNVFSNFMFYNKATIHDIRNTIEAACGYGSQRGNFNVAEHIQNEGNNAAPKATTKHAVMGLAVIVMGRALLPPNFT, from the exons ATGGCATTCGGAATCAGTTTCAAGCGTTGGATTTTAGCTTTTGTTCTTCTTTACGTTTGTGTgtttgggaaaaactttg GATATGCTGATGAGGACGGGTCGGAGGGAGAggatggtggtgatggtgagATCGGTGGCGGGTTCGACGGTAATGGTGGTGGAATCGGTGGGATCGGTGGGGCTGGTGGGGCTGATGGTGGGTTCGGTGGTGGGGCTGGTGGTGGGCTCGGTGGTGGGttcggtggtggtggtgggctCGGTGCTGGGGGCGGAGTTGGTGGTGGGCTTGGAGGCGGTGGTGATCCTACTCAAATTTTCTCTAGAGCTTTGCAATGTTTCAATGATAGATAT ATATATAGCAGGTGTGAAGAATCATGCAGATTAAACGAGAAAGGAACCCTGAACGTGCCTAAAGAGAAAACTGATATGTTCTGTCAAGGACCATGTCTGTCAGAGACTAACTTGGTCCTCAATTGTCTGAACAACGTTTTCAGCAACTTCATGTTCTACAACAAAGCAACCATACACGACATCAGAAACACAATCGAAGCTGCATGTGGCTATGGCTCTCAAAGAG GAAACTTCAATGTGGCAGAGCACATTCAGAATGAAGGAAACAATGCTGCTCCAAAGGCTACTACTAAGCATGCTGTAATGGGACTTGCTGTTATCGTAATGGGACGAGCTCTGTTACCTCCAAATTTCACATAA
- the LOC114162984 gene encoding beta-D-xylosidase 1-like, whose protein sequence is MASQNHKKLLPILLVLLCVALSFPRPTQGRVPFACDPSNGLTRGFKFCNTHVPIHVRVQDLIARLTLPEKIRLVVNNAIAVPRLGIQGYEWWSEALHGVSNVGPGTKFGGAFPGATMFPQVITTAASFNQSLWRQIGRVVSDEARAMYNGGQAGLTYWSPNVNIFRDPRWGRGQETPGEDPTLAAKYAASYVQGLQGDGAGNRLKVAACCKHYTAYDLDNWNGVDRFHFNAKVSKQDLEDTYDVPFKACVLEGHVASVMCSYNQVNGKPTCADPDLLRNTIRGQWGLNGYIVSDCDSVGVFYDNQHYTRTPEEAAAEAIKAGLDLDCGPFLAIHTDAAIRKGLISENDLNLALANLITVQMRLGMFDGEPSAQPYGNLGPRDVCTPAHQNLALQAARESIVLLQNKRNSLPLSPARIRTVGVIGPNSDATVTMIGNYAGVACGYTSPLQGIARYVKTSHQVGCRNVACRGNELFGAAETVAKQVDATVLVMGLDQSIEAETRDRLGLLLPGLQQELVARVARAARGPVILVIMSGGPVDVKFAVNDPKISAILWVGYPGQAGGTAIADVIFGQTNPGGRLPMTWYPEGYLSKVPMTIMDMRPNPATGYPGRTYRFYKGPVVFPFGHGLGYSRFSHSLAMAPKEVSVPLATLRALTNSSLSSEAVRVSHAICDETSEMEFHVDVKNEGSMDGTHTLLVFSKPPPGKWSQIKQLVNFEKTHVPAGSKQRVKVGVHVCKHLSVVDQFGIRRIPSGQHELHIGDLKHSISVQTVQQIKN, encoded by the exons ATGGCTTCTCAGAACCACAAAAAATTACTACCCATTTTGCTAGTGCTGCTCTGCGTCGCACTGTCCTTCCCAAGGCCAACCCAGGGGAGGGTGCCCTTTGCATGCGACCCTAGCAACGGACTCACGAGGGGGTTCAAGTTCTGCAACACGCACGTCCCCATCCACGTGAGGGTTCAGGACCTCATAGCCAGACTCACATTGCCGGAAAAGATCAGGCTCGTCGTCAACAACGCCATCGCCGTGCCCCGGCTCGGTATCCAGGGCTACGAGTGGTGGTCGGAGGCGCTTCACGGCGTCTCCAATGTGGGCCCCGGCACCAAGTTCGGTGGGGCCTTCCCCGGCGCCACCATGTTCCCCCAGGTCATCACAACCGCTGCTTCCTTCAATCAATCTCTCTGGCGCCAAATCGGACGG GTGGTGTCTGATGAAGCAAGGGCAATGTACAACGGTGGACAGGCTGGTTTGACGTATTGGAGTCCCAATGTCAACATTTTTCGCGACCCACGGTGGGGCCGCGGCCAAGAGACTCCCGGCGAAGACCCAACCCTCGCCGCAAAATACGCCGCCAGCTATGTCCAAGGTCTCCAAGGCGACGGCGCCGGCAACCGCCTCAAGGTCGCTGCTTGTTGTAAACACTACACTGCCTATGACCTTGACAACTGGAACGGTGTCGACAGGTTTCATTTCAATGCCaag GTAAGCAAACAGGATCTGGAGGACACTTACGACGTGCCATTTAAAGCGTGTGTTTTGGAAGGACACGTGGCGAGTGTGATGTGTTCTTACAATCAGGTGAATGGCAAGCCCACGTGTGCCGACCCTGATCTCCTTCGCAACACCATACGCGGCCAATGGGGCCTCAATGG GTACATAGTCTCGGACTGTGACTCGGTTGGGGTTTTCTATGACAACCAACACTACACTAGAACACCCGAGGAGGCCGCAGCGGAGGCCATAAAAGCGGGCCTGGACTTGGACTGTGGCCCATTCTTGGCCATCCACACCGATGCTGCCATCAGGAAGGGACTCATTTCCGAAAACGATCTTAACCTTGCGTTGGCCAACCTTATCACGGTCCAAATGAGATTGGGCATGTTCGACGGCGAACCCTCGGCCCAACCATACGGAAACCTGGGCCCCAGAGACGTGTGCACCCCGGCCCATCAAAACCTGGCCCTTCAAGCAGCCAGAGAGAGCATTGTTTTGttacaaaacaaaagaaactcCTTACCACTATCCCCTGCGCGAATCCGCACCGTAGGTGTCATTGGACCCAATTCGGACGCCACCGTTACAATGATAGGGAATTATGCGG GTGTGGCGTGTGGTTATACGAGTCCTTTGCAAGGGATTGCGAGGTATGTGAAGACTTCACATCAAGTTGGATGCAGGAATGTGGCTTGTAGGGGAAACGAACTATTCGGGGCAGCAGAGACCGTGGCTAAGCAAGTTGACGCCACTGTCTTGGTAATGGGCCTTGACCAGTCCATAGAAGCCGAAACGAGAGATAGACTTGGGCTTCTCTTACCGGGCCTTCAGCAAGAGCTCGTTGCCAGGGTGGCTAGGGCCGCCAGAGGCCCAGTCATCTTGGTGATCATGTCCGGTGGCCCGGTTGATGTCAAGTTTGCGGTAAACGACCCAAAGATCAGTGCCATTTTGTGGGTTGGTTATCCTGGTCAAGCCGGAGGAACTGCCATAGCTGACGTCATCTTTGGTCAAACAAACCCAG GAGGAAGATTACCCATGACATGGTACCCTGAAGGGTATCTGTCTAAGGTACCCATGACAATCATGGACATGCGTCCGAACCCAGCAACAGGGTACCCAGGAAGAACCTACAGATTCTACAAAGGGCCTGTGGTGTTCCCATTCGGACATGGATTAGGTTACTCAAGGTTCAGCCACAGCTTAGCCATGGCTCCAAAAGAGGTGTCGGTGCCCTTAGCCACTCTCCGAGCGTTGACAAACTCAAGCCTTTCGAGCGAAGCAGTGAGGGTGAGCCACGCCATTTGTGATGAAACATCGGAGATGGAATTCCACGTGGACGTGAAAAACGAAGGCTCCATGGATGGCACCCACACCCTTCTCGTATTCTCGAAACCACCACCTGGGAAATGGTCTCAGATCAAACAACTGGTGAACTTTGAGAAGACCCATGTTCCTGCCGGGTCGAAACAGCGTGTGAAGGTTGGTGTTCATGTCTGCAAACACTTGTCCGTCGTGGACCAGTTCGGGATTCGAAGAATCCCATCTGGTCAACATGAACTCCACATTGGTGATCTCAAGCATTCTATTTCTGTCCAAACTGTGCAACAGATTAAGAACTGA
- the LOC114196153 gene encoding uncharacterized protein LOC114196153: MGFEREGTKSGGYVGGFFQLFDWTSKSRKKLFAAKSDLPETLKQGRRVGYNVAMPMTQSSYLVDEDENGVGASLRGSCDHSYASSVTDDEAFGTRAPSVVARLMGLDSLPSSSFSDPYATPYFDTRSLQDAQYFKKNFGHQHDHQTPYSGKLVEKVEGSSRSFIEPKPQKAITRPIEKFQTEVLPPKSAKSIPVTHHKLLSPIKSPSFVPTNNAAYIMEAAARIIEPGSQASTRAKTPLVASSAPLRVRELKDKVEASQKGPLIGPSSMTSRARDLKEKRELSQRTARLSVSCQRSVESNAAKYLKGQSLNRSWNGSEDISIKSPTHEEEVSSLKNNKGKSISLAIQAKVNVQRREGLSMTGGRSMTTQKENPDLKSNQPMKTNVQKNLHKKSSTQNSSGALRQNNLKQNYSTDKDKLPSKPLTTNSHSRKVLTGDSPYGRHRSSSNKSIAKSKVGSRKSAMEVTDSEKEVLYTSTNNFPRKKRSTDKDWNDRVVDNLFIEKTQKPAKSNLVSNKQNSWAEDVKKKDMDVVSFTFTTPLTRSNPGFETSGQAAQTTNNGLSLDQRIKRVLLDPDNTRSPIGYNLIGGGDALGVLLEQKLRELTCMETTCHDSSKMRQPAITPTVSDDQVTGLNVVNLNPRLQQKKDQDVLFTDKLRNNYDSDISFRGLPELSLKQNSWIDEMEPQLLNCRHPSPISVLEPSFSIESCESSLSTDVTSTEGSKLWSSFQAQEVQGLNFSRKFYACETDAELSDSASSTSAGNMMKHTSTVTRFGSSSSTWELDYVKDILSTVELMYIDFSLGQASEVINPHLFKQLEGRKGGFKHDEEARMRRKVTFDCVSECLDLRCRRYVGGGFKMWTKGLEMVKRKEWLAEDVYKDISCWRGMGDSMVDELVGKDMSSQFGRWLDYEVDASELGSEVVDQIFNSLVDGVVTEILQL, encoded by the exons ATGGGATTTGAAAGAGAAGGGACGAAAAGTGGAGGTTATGTTGGTGGTTTTTTCCAGTTGTTTGACTGGACGTCGAAGTCCCGTAAGAAATTATTTGCGGCCAAGTCAGATTTGCCAG AGACTTTAAAACAGGGAAGAAGAGTCGGTTACAATGTGGCAATGCCAATGACACAGTCCTCCTATCTG gttgatgaagatgaaaatggaGTTGGGGCGAGTCTAAGAGGAAGTTGTGATCATAGTTATGCTTCATCTGTTACAGATGATGAAGCATTTGGTACAAGGGCTCCTAGTGTTGTTGCCAGGCTTATGGGATTAGATTCTTTGCCTTCTTCAAGTTTTTCTGATCCTTATGCTACCCCATATTTTGATACCCGGTCCCTTCAAGATGCCCAGTACTTCAAGAAAAACTTTGGTCACCAGCATGACCATCAGACCCCATATTCTGGCAAGCTGGTTGAAAAGGTTGAGGGCTCATCTAGGAGCTTCATTGAGCCAAAGCCACAAAAGGCCATTACCAGGCCAATTGAAAAGTTCCAAACAGAAGTGTTGCCTCCAAAATCAGCTAAATCAATTCCTGTTACACACCATAAACTTTTGTCCCCCATTAAGAGTCCCAGCTTTGTTCCCACCAATAATGCTGCATATATAATGGAGGCTGCGGCAAGAATTATTGAGCCTGGTTCCCAAGCTAGTACCAGGGCTAAGACACCTCTGGTAGCATCATCAGCACCACTGAGAGTGAGAGAACTAAAAGATAAGGTGGAGGCTTCACAAAAGGGACCTCTAATTGGGCCATCCTCCATGACCTCTAGAGCTCGAGAtctaaaagagaaaagagaactTTCTCAAAGAACGGCCAGGCTTTCCGTATCTTGTCAAAGATCGGTCGAGTCAAATGCTGCCAAGTATCTCAAAGGGCAATCTTTGAACAGAAGCTGGAATGGATCTGAGGATATATCCATCAAATCTCCTACACATGAGGAAGAAGTTTCTTCTTTGAAGAATAATAAGGGGAAGTCCATTTCGCTTGCAATCCAAGCAAAAGTGAATGTTCAAAGAAGGGAAGGTTTGAGTATGACTGGTGGAAGGAGTATGACGACCCAAAAGGAGAATCCTGACTTGAAATCCAACCAACCAATGAAGACAAACGTGCAGAAAAATTTGCACAAGAAATCTTCTACTCAGAATTCATCTGGTGCTCTCAGACAGAATAATCTGAAACAGAATTATTCTACTGACAAAGACAAATTACCATCAAAGCCATTGACTACCAATTCCCACAGTAGAAAAGTTCTGACTGGGGATTCCCCTTACGGACGTCATAGAAGCTCCAGTAATAAATCCATTGCAAAATCTAAAGTTGGATCCAGAAAGTCAGCTATGGAGGTGACTGATAGTGAAAAGGAAGTTTTATACACCAGCACAAACAATTTTCCTAGAAAGAAAAGGTCTACAGACAAGGACTGGAATGATAGGGTTGTGGACAATTTGTTCATTGAAAAAACTCAAAAGCCTGCTAAGTCTAACCTAGTGAGTAATAAACAAAATAGTTGGGCTGAAGATGTAAAAAAGAAAGACATGGATGTAGTTTCATTCACATTCACCACACCATTAACAAGGAGCAATCCCGGTTTTGAGACATCTGGACAAGCTGCCCAAACTACTAATAATGGTCTTTCCCTGGATCAACGCATAAAAAGGGTGTTGCTTGACCCAGACAATACAAGGTCCCCAATAGGATACAATTTGATTGGTGGTGGTGATGCCTTGGGTGTCCTTTTGGAACAGAAATTGAGAGAATTAACATGTATGGAAACAACTTGTCATGACTCTTCTAAAATGAGACAACCTGCCATTACTCCTACTGTATCAGATGATCAAGTAACCGGCTTGAATGTAGTTAACCTCAATCCAAGGTTGCAACAGAAAAAAGACCAAGATGTGTTATTTACAGACAAATTAAGAAACAACTATGATTCAGACATCTCCTTCAGGGGTCTTCCTGAATTATCATTGAAGCAGAACTCATGG ATTGATGAGATGGAGCCACAGTTACTCAATTGCAGACACCCAAGTCCAATCTCTGTTCTCGAgccttctttttcaattgaaagCTGTGAATCTTCATTGAGCACAGATGTTACTAGTACAGAAG GAAGCAAGTTGTGGTCATCTTTTCAAGCTCAGGAAGTTCAAGGCTTGAATTTTTCAAGGAAGTTCTATGCTTGTGAAACTGATGCTGAGTTATCCGATTCAGCTTCTTCAACCTCAGCTGGGAACATGATGAAGCACACAAGTACCGTCACAAGGTTTGGTAGCAGCTCAAGCACGTGGGAGTTGGATTATGTGAAAGATATATTGAGTACTGTTGAGTTGATGTATATAGATTTTTCCCTTGGCCAAGCTAGTGAGGTTATAAACCCTCATCTATTCAAACAGTTGGAAGGTCGGAAGGGAGGGTTTAAGCATGATGAGGAGGCTAGGATGAGAAGGAAAGTTACATTTGATTGTGTAAGTGAATGTTTGGACTTGAGATGCAGGCGTTATGTGGGTGGAGGATTCAAAATGTGGACCAAAGGGCTTGAAATggttaaaagaaaagaatggtTAGCAGAAGATGTGTACAAGGATATCTCATGTTGGAGAGGAATGGGAGACTCAATGGTGGATGAGCTTGTGGGCAAGGACATGAGCAGCCAGTTTGGAAGATGGCTAGATTATGAGGTTGATGCTTCTGAACTCGGATCAGAGGTTGTGGaccaaatatttaattctttggTTGATGGTGTTGTCACTGAAATCTTGCAATTGTAA